The window GCGGGCTTTGCCGTCGCGCTCGCCGCCGGTGCCGTCGCCCGCCTGACCGTGCTCAAGGAAGACGCATCGCTTGCCGCCTTCTATCTGATCTCGCTGGCGCTCGGCGTCACCCTGGTCTCGCTGCGCGGCTCGGCCGTTGATCTCTTCCATGTGCTGTTCGGCAATGTGCTGGCGCTCGACGACGATGTGCTCGTGCTGCTGTCCAGCGTCGCCAGCCTGACGCTTGGTGTGCTCGCGCTGGTCTATCGGCCGCTTGTGCTCGAATGCGTCGATCCCGGCTTCCTGCGCTCGGTCAGCCGCTCGGGTGGCGTGGTCCACCTCACCTTTCTCGGCCTCGTAGTGCTCAACCTCGTCGCCGGCTTCCACGCGCTCGGTACGCTGCTCGCAGTCGGGCTGATGATGCTGCCGGCGGCGGCGGCACGTTTCTGGACCGCCGACATCACGCGGCTGATCCTGTTGGCCTCCGGCTTCGGCATGGCGTCCGGCTATATCGGCCTCGTCGCCTCCTACGCCGCCGGCAGCAATCTTCCAGCGGGACCGGCGATCATTCTGTCGGCCGGCGCGCTCTATCTCGGCTCGCTCCTGCTGGGATCGCAGGGCGGCCTTGCACGACGGCTCTTGCCGAAGGCCCATCTCCAGCGCTAGTTATGTTATAGTGTTTCATATAGCGCGAGAGATGCCATGCTGAACCGCCGCTCCGTTCTCCTCGGCCTTGCTGCCGGTGTCGCTCTCCCGTTACCGGGCCTCGCCCAGGAGAAGCTGCCCGTCGTCGCGAGCTTCTCGATCCTCGGCGATTTCGTGCGCGAGATCGGTGGCGATCGGGTCGCCGTGACCGCGCTGGTCGGGCCCGACGGCGACGCGCATGTCTATTCGCCGACACCGGCCGACGCGAAGACGGTGGCAGGGGCGAAGCTCGTCGTCGTCAACGGGCTGAAGTTCGAGGGCTGGCTGACCCGGCTGATCAAGTCGTCGGGCACGAAGGCGACGATCGCCACCGCCACCACAGGTATCACGCCCCAAAAGACGGCAGATGATCACGGCCACGGCCATGGCGGGGAAGACCCGCATGCCTGGCAGAGCGTCGCCAATGCCAAGATCTATGTCGGCAATGTCCGCGATGCGCTGATCGCGGCTGATCCGGCCGGCAAGTCGACCTACGAGGCCAATACCGCCGCCTACCTTGCAAAGCTCGATGCGCTCGATGCCGAGATCAAGGCTGCGGTTGCGCGCATCCCGGCCGATCGGCGCAAGGCGATCACCTCGCATGATGCCTTCGGCTACTTCGTCAAAGCCTATGGCATCGCGTTCATCGCGCCGCAGGGCGTCTCGACCGAGGCCGAGGCCTCGGCCAAGGACGTCGCCCGCATCATCCGCCAGATCAAGGCGGAGAAGGTGCCGGCGGTCTTCCTTGAGAACATCACCAATCCGCGTCTCGCTGAGCAGATCGCCAAAGAGAGCGGGGCGAAGATCGGCGGGCGGCTCTATTCGGATGCGCTCTCGGCCGCAGACGGTCCGGCTGGGACTTACATCGCGATGATGAAACACAATATAAGCCAGATCGAGAAGGCGCTCGTCGCCGGCCCGGCCTGACCGGGCCGCGATCGCAGCAGCGCCGCCAACCAGGTTCTAGTCATGTCCGAGAAGATTCCTGTCACGGTGCTCACCGGCTATCTGGGCGCCGGCAAGACCACGCTCCTCAACCGCATCCTCACCGAGGACCACGGCAAGAAATTCGCCGTGATCGTCAACGAGTTCGGCGAGACCGGTATCGATGGCGACCTCGTCGTCGGCGCCGACGAGGAAGTGTTCGAGATGAACAATGGCTGCATCTGCTGCACGGTGCGCGGTGACCTGATCCGCATCCTCGACGGCTTGATGAAGCGCAAGGGCAAGTTCGACGCGATCATCGTCGAGACCACCGGTCTCGCCGATCCCGCCCCGGTCGCGCAGACCTTCTTCGTCGACCAGGATGTCGGCGACGCCACCAAGCTCGACGCGGTCGTGACCGTCACCGACGCGAAATGGCTACAGGACCGGCTCAAGGACGCGCCGGAGGCGAAGAACCAGATCGCCTTCGCCGACGTGATCATCCTGAACAAGACCGACCTGGTGACGCCGGAAGGGCTCGCCGAGGTCGAGGCGGCGATCCGCGCGATCAACCCCTATGCCAAGCTGCACAAGACGACGCGCTGCGACCTGCCGATCGCCGAATTGCTCGACCGCAACGCCTTCGATCTCGACCGCATCCTCGACATCGAGCCGGACTTCCTCGAATCCGGCCACCATCATCACCATTCCGATGATGTCCGCTCGATGTCGTTCACGCTTCCCGGCGATGTCGATCCGGACAAGTTCATGCCCTGGATCAACGACATCAGCCAGGTGCAGGGTCCGAACATCCTGCGTTCCAAGGGCATCCTCGCTTTCAAGGACGAGCCACGCCGCTTCGTCTTCCAGGGCGTGCACATGATCCTGGACGGCGACCTGCAACGCGACTGGAAGGCTGGCGAGGAGCGCAATTCGCGCCTGGTCTTCATCGGCCGCGATCTCGACGAGGCGGCGTTGCGAAAGGGGTTCATGGCCTGCGCGGCTTGAGCTAAAGCCAAGGCCATGGAGACCATCACCAAACCCGTCTCGCTGCGCGAGCATGTCGTTCCCGTCGAAGCTGGCGAGCATGTCGTCGGCGCCTTCTGGCTGAAGCAGACGCTGGCCTTCGCGCTCGCCGATGGCCGCGTGCTGCGCTGGCGCGATGGCGAGACGGTGAGCGTCGAGGCCAATCGTGGTGGACTGCTCTGCGCCATCTCGGATGGCGAGCGCCTGATCAGCGGTGGCGACGACGGCCGCGTCGTCGCGACACCAGCCGATGGTGAGCCGAAGGAACTCGCGCTCGACCCGAAGCGGCGTTGGATCGACGCCGTGACGGTCGCCTCTTCCGGCAGCCTTGCTTGGAACACTGGTCGCACCGTCCATGCCCGCGACGACAAGGGCAAGCTCAGGTCGATCGAGGTCGCCTCGACGCCCCAGGGCCTCGTCTTCGCGCCGAAGGGCTATCGCCTTGCCATCGCCCAGATGAACGGTGTTCTGCTCTGGTATCCCAACACCGAGGCCAAGCCCGATTTCCTCGACTGGAAGGGCTCGCATCTCGAGGTGACTTGGTCGCCCGACGGGCGCTTCGTCGTCAGTGCGATGCAGGAGAACGCGCTGCATGGCTGGCGCCTTGGCGACAAGCCGAGCCATATGCGCATGACCGGCTATCCAGCCAAGCCTCGCTCGCTGTCCTGGTCGCATGACGGACTTTGGCTTGCGTCGTCGGGAGCCGACGCCGCCATCGTCTGGCCTTTCCAGGGTGATGGGCCGACCGGCAAGGCGCCGCGCGAATGCGGGGCGCGCCATGCCAAGGTCACCCGCGTCGCCTTCCATCCGAAGGCGCTGGTACTGGCGATCGGCTACGATGACGGCTGCATCCTGATGGTGCGCCTGACCGACGCCTCCGAACTGCTGGTGCGGCCGGCGCAGCGCGGCAGCGGCATCACCGCCTTCGCCTGGGACAAGCTCGGCAAGCGCCTCGCCTTCGGTGCCGAAGATGGCGCTGCCGGCGTGCTGACCCTGCCGGGCGGCTGAGCGGCGATGCGCTTTGGCCTGTTCGGCAGGGACAAGCGCGACGCCGCCGGGGCCGATGCCTCGGCGCAAATCAAGCGGCAGGTGCGCGAGCTGCTCGGCCTGCCCGACAACGCTGTGATCGCTGTCAACGAGATCCTCTGCGCCGATCCCGCCTGCCCGGGCACCGAGACAGTGATCCTGGTGATGAGGCCGGGCGAGAAAACCAGGGCCTTCAAGGTCCAGATGGGGCTGGCGGAGCTGAGGCCTGAGGCGTTGGCGGAGGCGCTGTCCGCTGCGGGCTGAGTCGGTGAAGACCACCGCCATGAGCTGTCAGCAGGTGGCGGGGCAGCGCCTTAACCTTTGGCGCCGCGATGGCTAACTTGCTGTGATGGCGACGCGACCACGAAAGATATTGAAGCTCGACAAGGCGAATGCGCGCCGGATCTTGCTCAAGGCCCAGAAGCTCGACACGCGCGAACCTTTCGGCGCTGGACCGGAAGCGACAGCGGCGGCCATCGCGCATCTCGGCTATGTCCAGATCGACACGATCAACGTGGTCGAGCGCTGTCACCATCACATCCTCTACAGCCGGATTCCAGGTTATCGCCGTGATGACCTCGCGCAGGCGCAATCGCTGGACAAGTCGGTCTTTGAGTACTGGACGCATGCGCTGTCCTATGTGGCGAGTGCCGACCTGCGCTATTTCCTGCCGGCGATGAAGGCGCATCGGGCCGAGCCGAAGCGCTGGGCTTCGGTCGGCAGCCGCGAGGAGACGCGCAAGCTGCTGCGCCGCATCCGCAAGGACGGCGCGCTCACCATCCGCGACATCGATACCGACGTACTGGTCGAGAAGACGCATCTCTGGGCGAGCAAGAAGCCGTCCAAGGGCCTGCTCGAACGCGCCTTCTACGATGGCGAGCTCGCGATCTCCTCTCGCTCCGGCATGCTCAAGACCTATGAGCTGCTCGACCGGCATTTTGGCTGGGAGAAGTCTCCGACCCCGGCTTCGGAGCGGCAGATCGCCGCCTACAAGCTCGACCGGGCCCTGCAGGCGCAGGGTATCGTCAGTCTCGACTCGATCTGCCATCTCGATGCACCCAGCAAGAAGGCGATCGCCGAACTGATCGCGGGACGCGTGCGGCGCAAGGAGCTGGTGCCCGTCGCGATCGAAGGTGCCGAGAAGACGCTGCATTGGGCGAGGCCGGAGGTGCTGGAGCCATCAGCGCCGGCCGATGACAGCCTCGTCCACATCCTCTCGCCCTTCGATCCGCTGATCATCCAGCGCAAGCGGCTGAAGCTGTTCTTCGGCTATGACCACGTCTTCGAGGCCTATCTGCCGAAGGAGAAGCGCGTCTTCGGCTATTTCGGCCTGCCGGTGCTGGCGGGCGACCGCATCGTCGCCGTCGCCGATCTCAAGACCGACCGGGCAGCGCGCAAGCTTCTGGTGCAGCAATGGACCTGGCTTGAACCCGAGCTGTCGCCGGAGTTGAAACGGCAGGTCGACGAGGAGATGCAGCGCTTCGAACGCTTTCAGCTTGGTGATGGCGGGTTCAGTTCAATCGAGGCCAGCTGAAATCGTCAGCGCGGCCGGGGCGCGGCTCTGGCGCGATGCCCTGGCCGAAGACGCGGTCGAGCCCTGCTGCGACATCGCCGCGACCGCGCGCCTCCTGAACCGAGGTGATCAACGCCGTGTCACCGCTGCCCACAATCGCGCCAGTCAAGGGTAGGATCGGGCCAGCCAGTGGCTTTGGCGGGGCGACCGGGATGAGCTGGAGATCGGCGGGCAGGCCGCTGACCATGCGGTCGATCAGGCGCTCGACGCCGCCAGGCTGCAGTTCGGGTG is drawn from Bosea sp. Tri-49 and contains these coding sequences:
- a CDS encoding metal ABC transporter permease, which produces MLYDLLIGPFAEFDFMRRALVGVMALSVSGAPIGVFLMLRRMSLTGDAMAHAILPGAALGYLVAGFSLPAMTLGGLAAGFAVALAAGAVARLTVLKEDASLAAFYLISLALGVTLVSLRGSAVDLFHVLFGNVLALDDDVLVLLSSVASLTLGVLALVYRPLVLECVDPGFLRSVSRSGGVVHLTFLGLVVLNLVAGFHALGTLLAVGLMMLPAAAARFWTADITRLILLASGFGMASGYIGLVASYAAGSNLPAGPAIILSAGALYLGSLLLGSQGGLARRLLPKAHLQR
- a CDS encoding metal ABC transporter substrate-binding protein, which gives rise to MLNRRSVLLGLAAGVALPLPGLAQEKLPVVASFSILGDFVREIGGDRVAVTALVGPDGDAHVYSPTPADAKTVAGAKLVVVNGLKFEGWLTRLIKSSGTKATIATATTGITPQKTADDHGHGHGGEDPHAWQSVANAKIYVGNVRDALIAADPAGKSTYEANTAAYLAKLDALDAEIKAAVARIPADRRKAITSHDAFGYFVKAYGIAFIAPQGVSTEAEASAKDVARIIRQIKAEKVPAVFLENITNPRLAEQIAKESGAKIGGRLYSDALSAADGPAGTYIAMMKHNISQIEKALVAGPA
- a CDS encoding CobW family GTP-binding protein; the encoded protein is MSEKIPVTVLTGYLGAGKTTLLNRILTEDHGKKFAVIVNEFGETGIDGDLVVGADEEVFEMNNGCICCTVRGDLIRILDGLMKRKGKFDAIIVETTGLADPAPVAQTFFVDQDVGDATKLDAVVTVTDAKWLQDRLKDAPEAKNQIAFADVIILNKTDLVTPEGLAEVEAAIRAINPYAKLHKTTRCDLPIAELLDRNAFDLDRILDIEPDFLESGHHHHHSDDVRSMSFTLPGDVDPDKFMPWINDISQVQGPNILRSKGILAFKDEPRRFVFQGVHMILDGDLQRDWKAGEERNSRLVFIGRDLDEAALRKGFMACAA
- a CDS encoding WD40 repeat domain-containing protein; protein product: METITKPVSLREHVVPVEAGEHVVGAFWLKQTLAFALADGRVLRWRDGETVSVEANRGGLLCAISDGERLISGGDDGRVVATPADGEPKELALDPKRRWIDAVTVASSGSLAWNTGRTVHARDDKGKLRSIEVASTPQGLVFAPKGYRLAIAQMNGVLLWYPNTEAKPDFLDWKGSHLEVTWSPDGRFVVSAMQENALHGWRLGDKPSHMRMTGYPAKPRSLSWSHDGLWLASSGADAAIVWPFQGDGPTGKAPRECGARHAKVTRVAFHPKALVLAIGYDDGCILMVRLTDASELLVRPAQRGSGITAFAWDKLGKRLAFGAEDGAAGVLTLPGG
- a CDS encoding winged helix-turn-helix domain-containing protein, whose translation is MATRPRKILKLDKANARRILLKAQKLDTREPFGAGPEATAAAIAHLGYVQIDTINVVERCHHHILYSRIPGYRRDDLAQAQSLDKSVFEYWTHALSYVASADLRYFLPAMKAHRAEPKRWASVGSREETRKLLRRIRKDGALTIRDIDTDVLVEKTHLWASKKPSKGLLERAFYDGELAISSRSGMLKTYELLDRHFGWEKSPTPASERQIAAYKLDRALQAQGIVSLDSICHLDAPSKKAIAELIAGRVRRKELVPVAIEGAEKTLHWARPEVLEPSAPADDSLVHILSPFDPLIIQRKRLKLFFGYDHVFEAYLPKEKRVFGYFGLPVLAGDRIVAVADLKTDRAARKLLVQQWTWLEPELSPELKRQVDEEMQRFERFQLGDGGFSSIEAS